A DNA window from Loxodonta africana isolate mLoxAfr1 chromosome 7, mLoxAfr1.hap2, whole genome shotgun sequence contains the following coding sequences:
- the LOC135231668 gene encoding olfactory receptor 5AP2-like produces MTNHTTVTEFVLLGFRDRPELQCFLFVPFLLIYMTTVIGNLGMILLIKIDSHFHTPMYFFLSNLSLVDFCYSSVIAPNMLVNFWVKNPVISFNGCAAQFFFFGSFAGIEGFLLSVMAYDRYVAICKPLLYTVTMSPHLSILLVLFTYLAGFVNAAIHTGFTFQLSFCCANVINHFFCDTPPLLKLSCSDTHINEVVIFAFASFNELSCLLTILISYLYTLVAILRIQSAEGRCKAFSTCASHLMAVTIFFGTILFMYLRPSPSYSMDQDKVVSVFYTLIIPVLNPLIYSLRNKEVKSSLGKIFKTNYFYSCC; encoded by the coding sequence ATGACCAACCACACAACCGTGACTGAATTTGTTCTCCTGGGATTCAGGGATCGTCCGGAGCTacagtgttttctttttgtgCCGTTCCTACTTATCTATATGACCACTGTGATTGGAAATCTCGGCATGATCCTGTTAATCAAAATTGACTCCCAtttccacactcccatgtacttctttctcagTAACTTGTCCCTTGTCGATTTCTGCTACTCTTCTGTCATTGCCCCCAATATGCTGGTGAACTTCTGGGTGAAGAACCCAGTCATTTCATTTAATGGATGTGCCGCccaattcttcttttttggttcctTTGCTGGCATTGAGGGCTTCCTGTTGtctgtgatggcctatgaccgttatgtggccatctgcaagcctctCCTCTACACAGTCACCATGTCCCCCCATCTCAGCATCCTCTTGGTGTTATTTACATATCTTGCAGGCTTTGTAAATGCTGCCATTCACACTGGCTTCACCTTCCAGCTATCTTTCTGTTGCGCAAATGTCATCAACCACTTTTTCTGCGACACTCCACCGCTCCTTAAACTCTCTTGTTCTGACACACACATCAATGAGGTTGTCATTTTTGCTTTTGCGAGTTTTAATGAACTGAGCTGCCTCCTGACTATTCTCATTTCTTATCTTTACACCCTGGTGGCCATCTTGAGGATCCAGTCTGCTGAGGGAAGGTGCAAAGCCTTCTCCACTTGTGCTTCCCATTTGATGGCAGTCACCATCTTCTTTGGGACAATCCTCTTCATGTATCTGCGCCCCAGTCCCAGCTACTCAATGGACCAAGACAAAGTGGTATCTGTGTTTTATACACTTATCATCCCTGTGTTAAATCCTCTTATCTATAGTCTGAGAAACAAAGAGGTCAAATCTTCCTTAgggaaaatttttaaaacaaattatttttactCATGTTGTTAG
- the LOC100676574 gene encoding olfactory receptor 8K5-like translates to MDQKNLTVMTEFILIGVTRCPELQLPLFGVFLLIYMITVMGNLGLIILTKVDSRLHTPMYFFIRHLAVIDLGNSTVICPKMLVNFVVNQNTISYYECATQLAFFLLFMISEFFILSAMAYDRYVAICNPLLYNVIMSPRLCHVLVGIAYLYSTFQSLLGTIKIFTLTFCGSNVISHFYCDDVPLIPMLCSNAQEVQLLVIMFSAFNLISTLLVVLLSYLLILIAIFRMHSAEGRKKAFSTCGSHLTVVVVFYGTLFFMYLQPKSVHSFETDKIASVFYTLVIPMLNPLIYSLRNKEVKNAFHRIIKNPCNLCI, encoded by the coding sequence ATGGACCAAAAGAACCTAACGGTGATGACTGAATTCATTCTTATTGGAGTCACAAGGTGCCCTGAACTGCAGCTGCCCCTTTTTGGGGTCTTCCTCCTCATCTACATGATCACAGTGATGGGAAACCTAGGCCTGATCATCCTGACCAAGGTGGACTCCCGCCTACACACtcctatgtattttttcatcAGACACCTGGCCGTCATTGATCTTGGTAATTCTACTGTCATTTGTCCCAAGATGCTGGTAAATTTTGTTGTGAATCAAAATACCATTTCCTATTATGAATGTGCCACACAGCtggctttcttccttttgttcatgatcagtgaatttttcattctgtcggccatggcctatgaccgctacgtggccatctgtaaccctctgctctacaaTGTTATCATGTCCCCAAGACTTTGCCATGTGCTTGTGGGTATTGCATACCTTTATAGTACCTTTCAGTCCCTTTTGGGCACCATTAAGATTTTCACATTGACCTTCTGTGGCTCTAATGTCATCAGTCATTTCTATTGCGATGATGTCCCCTTGATACCTATGCTCTGCTCAAATGCACAAGAGGTACAGCTGTTGGTCATAATGTTTTCAGCATTTAATCTGATTTCCACCTTGTTGGTAGTCCTGCTGTCCTACCTGCTGATTCTGATAGCCATATTTCGAATGCATTCTGCTGAGGGCAGGAAAAAAGCTTTCTCCACATGTGGTTCTCATCTGACAGTGGTGGTTGTGTTCTATGGGACTCTATTCTTCATGTATTTGCAGCCCAAATCTGTTCATTCATTTGAAACTGACAAAATAGCCTCTGTGTTTTACACTTTAGTCATTCCCATGCTTAACCCCTTGATCTACAGCTTAAggaataaagaagtaaaaaatgCCTTCCACAGGATCATTAAGAATCCATGCAATCTTTGTATTTAA